The following proteins are encoded in a genomic region of Nicotiana sylvestris chromosome 4, ASM39365v2, whole genome shotgun sequence:
- the LOC104219816 gene encoding pentatricopeptide repeat-containing protein At2g17140: MEQQTKTLTKALIKNSSNPKLAWQLFKRTLSTPNPPLYSIPPLTRILLHSQMLSEIHTLHSFLLSLSPQISLPSQYTLVKLVATYGYIHDAISLFKSTRSHLPHQPPPNVSLYNLLMHKSLKFDGPNFLSWLYKDMISACVSPVTYTFNLLIDGLCNSNRLGDARHLFDVMRDKGCQPNEFTFGILIRGYCEFGLPLEGLKLLDMMKMMGVCPNVIIYNTLIASFCKKGDVDEAERLVERMREDGLVPDVVTFNSRISALCNSGKILEASRIFRDMQIDEVFDLPRPNVVTFNLMLQGFCERGMLEDARTLTESMKKDGIFFNVQSYNIWLCGLVKNSKMLEAQSVLKEMSENGVAPTIYSYNIVIDGLCKNGMLGDAKMLMSLMVSDGKFPDTVTYSTLLHGYCMKSKVTEAKNILHEMMKRGCIPNTYTCNTLLHSMWKEGKISEAQQLLQKMNERGYGLDIVSCNIVIHGLCRTGEVDKAVEIVSEMWSHGSAALGDLGKSFMSLVNEDDHGRKCLPDLITYSTIISSLFREGKLDEAKKKFLEMMGKKLYPDSIIYNTILHHLCKRGKVSSAFQVLKDMEKKGCNKSLRTYNSLILGLGSKNQIFEMCGLMDEMREKGISPNVYTYNIMTSCLCKSGRTEEAISLLNEMLQKGIIPNLHIFELLITSYCRNGEFRPAQEVFDIALSICGHKEALYALMFNEYLAGGEILEAKQLLETALEQRVDLGSFLYKDLIDKLSKEDNLDSAHDILTRMMDIGYAFNPASFMPVIDGLRKLGNKQEADELAERMLEMVSEGKVGNKAYQNYRELNRVKRSKYGGDGWQAIVHRDDGSAAALKNLKRVQKGWGQGSVLSLRTPKNEILDD, encoded by the exons ATGGAGCAGCAAACGAAAACGCTAACCAAAGCATTAATCAAGAACTCGAGCAACCCCAAGCTGGCATGGCAACTCTTCAAACGCACTCTCTCTACTCCAAATCCTCCCCTCTATTCAATCCCTCCCCTAACCCGTATCCTCCTCCATTCCCAAATGCTTTCCGAAATCCACACTCTTCACTCTTTCCTCCTTTCTCTATCCCCTCAAATCTCCCTTCCTTCTCAGTACACCCTCGTCAAGCTCGTAGCAACTTACGGATATATTCACGATGCCATTTCTCTCTTCAAATCTACTCGTTCTCACTTACCTCATCAACCACCACCCAATGTATCACTCTACAATTTGCTTATGCACAAGTCTCTGAAATTTGATGGTCCGAATTTCTTGTCTTGGTTGTATAAAGATATGATTTCTGCTTGCGTTTCGCCTGTTACTTATACTTTTAACCTTCTCATTGACGGGTTGTGTAATTCGAATCGTTTGGGAGATGCCCGCCACCTGTTTGATGTTATGCGCGACAAAGGGTGTCAGCCTAATGAGTTCACTTTTGGGATTTTGATTCGCGGCTATTGTGAATTTGGGCTTCCTTTAGAAGGTTTGAAACTTCTGGATATGATGAAAATGATGGGCGTTTGTCCTAACGTGATAATATACAATACTTTGATTGCCAGTTTCTGCAAGAAAGGTGATGTTGATGAGGCTGAGAGGTTGGTCGAGAGGATGAGGGAGGATGGGCTTGTTCCTGATGTTGTTACCTTCAATTCTAGAATTTCAGCTCTTTGCAACTCGGGGAAGATTCTTGAGGCTTCCAGAATTTTCAGGGATATGCAAATAGATGAGGTATTCGACTTGCCAAGGCCGAATGTTGTAACTTTCAATTTGATGTTGCAGGGGTTTTGTGAGAGAGGGATGCTTGAAGATGCGAGGACACTGACTGAGTCTATGAAGAAAGATGGTATTTTCTTCAATGTGCAGAGCTACAATATCTGGTTGTGTGGGTTGGTGAAGAATAGTAAGATGTTGGAGGCTCAATCAGTGCTGAAAGAGATGTCGGAGAATGGAGTAGCTCCCACGATATATTCTTATAACATTGTGATTGATGGCCTTTGCAAGAATGGGATGCTTGGTGATGCCAAAATGCTGATGAGCTTAATGGTAAGTGATGGTAAATTTCCAGATACAGTTACTTATAGCACTCTACTCCATGGCTACTGCATGAAAAGTAAAGTGACCGAGGCAAAGAATATTCTGCATGAGATGATGAAGAGAGGCTGCATTCCAAATACGTACACTTGTAATACTCTGCTTCATAGCATGtggaaagaagggaaaatatCAGAGGCGCAGCAGTTACTGCAGAAGATGAATGAGAGAGGTTATGGCCTGGATATTGTGAGTTGCAACATAGTGATTCATGGTCTCTGCCGAACTGGAGAAGTGGACAAAGCTGTCGAGATTGTGAGTGAAATGTGGAGCCACGGAAGTGCTGCGCTTGGTGATCTTGGAAAGTCGTTTATGAGCTTGGTGAATGAAGATGATCATGGGAGGAAATGCCTGCCCGACTTGATCACCTATTCAACCATAATTAGCAGTTTATTCAGAGAAGGGAAGCTTGATGAAGCTAAGAAGAAGTTTCTTGAGATGATGGGAAAGAAGTTGTACCCTGATTCAATTATTTATAATACTATTTTACATCATCTGTGTAAAAGAGGAAAGGTATCATCTGCATTTCAGGTTCTAAAGGAcatggagaagaaaggttgtaaCAAGAGCTTACGAACTTATAATTCTTTGATACTCGGATTGGGGAGCAAAAATCAAATATTCGAAATGTGTGGCCTGATGGATGAAATGAGAGAAAAAGGGATTTCTCCAAATGTTTACACGTACAATATCATGACTAGCTGTCTATGCAAATCTGGGAGAACTGAAGAAgcaatttctcttttgaatgaAATGTTACAGAAAGGAATAATTCCTAATCTGCATATCTTTGAGTTGCTTATTACGTCATATTGCAGGAATGGTGAGTTCAGACCAGCTCAGGAGGTATTTGATATAGCCTTGAGTATATGTGGTCACAAGGAAGCACTCTACGCACTGATGTTCAATGAATATCTTGCTGGAGGTGAAATCTTGGAAGCTAAGCAATTACTGGAAACTGCATTAGAGCAACGCGTTGATCTAGGAAGCTTCCTTTACAAAGATCTTATTGACAAGCTGTCTAAGGAGGATAATTTAGACAGTGCTCATGATATTCTCACCAGGATGATGGACATAGGATATGCGTTTAATCCTGCATCATTCATGCCAGTCATTGACGGTTTACGTAAATTGGGTAATAAGCAGGAGGCAGATGAACTAGCGGAGAGGATGCTGGAGATGGTTTCAGAAGGTAAGGTGGGTAACAAAGCTTACCAAAACTATAGGGAGTTAAATCGTGTGAAGCGAAGCAAATATGGGGGAGATGGTTGGCAGGCAATTGTGCACAG AGACGATGGAAGTGCAGCAGCCTTGAAAAATTTGAAGCGGGTACAGAAAGGATGGGGTCAAGGAAGTGTATTAAGTCTCCGAACTCCCAAAAATGAAATTCTGGATGACTAG
- the LOC138889703 gene encoding uncharacterized protein, producing the protein MCCDRGKIKLPDLKKPPEVLKQLLFGSGPKSSHFRENIRSYNSIFSFTSMGLYIYDTENEVTNRINAFSRGQDNNKLHAEIVSDLKQMLDDNNVLAKTFRMVRGRFQENIDSNVKLRLIGKRGADGRRYNLPTIPEVAALVVGDFKVSGSDRDIIIETQSGQLQRINELNAAYLGLQYPLLFPYGEDGYREDIPLSHGDESSRGRQCISMQEFFAYRIQERKDEVPTIVSSGRLFQQFLVDGYTMIESSRLKFIRTHQKQLRVDSYKVLADAILHGDIDPSSQGKRMILPSSFTGGARYMVQNYQDAMAICKWAVYPDLFITFTCNRKWPEITRFVESRNLNPEDRPDILSRVFKIKLNHLIKDLRDNQVFGQVKAVIYTIEFQKRRLPHAHILLFLHEHNKFPSTSDIDRIISTEIPDKVDDPNYYNAVKNLMMHGPCDSARKSSPCMLNGRCTKHFPKKFVVATTVDEEGYPVYRRRDNGRTIMKNGINLDNSTHDNGSSTIDEINMYYDCRYISQCEAAWRIFKFPIHHREPSVERLSFNLPNEQNVIFSDDDPIDNVANRPTVKESIFLGWIFFVTPGNGEIYYLRLLLNVIKGPTSYEQLRRINNHDYLTFRDACYALGLLDDDKEYVDVIKEATAELTDDELKNRCLKKLDKILKSCGKSFNDFPTMPRPYYNEEEFDGGQTAHSRFAIPLNPTEDSTCNIKQGSPLAKLIVKAKLIIWDEASMHKYCFEALDQTLRDILRFKDPSNLDRPFGGKTIVLGGDGKIGCSIDGIEKVEIPDDLLIHNCDDPISGIVKRTYSDFLRHFTDIKYLQERAILAPTLQMVESVNDYMVSLNNSQDKSYLSSDTICMSDHAFTSLEHVHTPEFLNSIKCSGIPNHSITLKVGVPVMLLRNIDQSSGLCNGTRLIITRLGNRVIEAKVLSGKMAGDKVFIPRMTLTPSDARIPFKFQRRQFPVILSFAMTINKSQGQSLCNVGLFLKKPVFTHGQLYVALSRVTSRKGLKILCYDEDGKVTNEATNVVYKEVFRNLEDRSFE; encoded by the exons ATGTGTTGTGATCGTGGAAAAATAAAGCTTCCAGATCTTAAGAAGCCTCCTGAAGTTTTGAAACAACTTTTATTTGGATCAG GTCCTAAAAGTAGCCATTTTCGAGAAAATATTAGGAGTTATAACTCTATCTTCTCATTTACGTCAATGGGG ttatatatatatgaCACAGAGAATGAAGTTACAAATAGAATCAATGCTTTCAG TCGTGGCCAAGATAATAATAAACTTCATGCTGAAATTGTTTCTGATCTAAAACAAATGCTTGATGACAATAATGTTTTGGCAAAGACATTTAGGATGGTCAGAGGTCGATTCCAGGAGAATATAGACTCCAATGTTAAGCTCAGATTAATAGGAAAAAGAGGTGCTGATGGTAGAAGATACAACTTACCAACAATACCAGAAGTAGCTGCTTTGGTGGTTGGTGATTTTAAAGTTTCTGGAAGTGATCGTGATATCATTATAGAAACACAATCTGGACAGCTACAAAGGATAAATGAACTAAATGCTGCATATTTAGGACTACAATATcctttgctttttccttatggtGAAGATGGATACAGAGAGGATATTCCTTTAAGTCATGGTGATGAATCATCGAGAGGAAGGCAATGTATTAGCATGCAAGAATTTTTCGCTTATAGAATTCAggaaagaaaagatgaagttccCACCATTGtgtcttcaggaagattatttcaGCAATTTTTAGTTGATGGTTATACAATGATAGAATCTTCTCGGTTGAAGTTTATCAGGACTCATCAAAAGCAATTAAGAGTTGATTCTTATAAAGTCCTAGCAGATGCTATTTTGCATGGTGACATCGATCCTTCATCCCAAGGTAAAAGGATGATTCTACCTTCAAGCTTTACAGGGGGTGCACGATATATGGTTCAGAATTATCAAGATGCTATGGCAATATGTAAATGGGCCGTGTACCCTGATCTTTTTATCACATTTACTTGCAATCGTAAGTGGCCAGAGATTACTAGATTTGTGGAGAGCAGAAACTTGAATCCTGAAGATCGTCCAGACATTTTAAGTAGGGTGTTCAAAATCAAATTGAACCACTTAATAAAGGATTTGAGAGATAATCAAGTTTTTGGACAAGTAAAAGCAG TGATTTATACCATTGAGTTCCAAAAACGAAGACTACCTCATGCTCATATCTTACTTTTTCTTCACGAGCATAATAAATTTCCATCTACGTCAGATATTGATAGAATAATTTCGACAGAAATACCAGATAAAGTGGATGATCCTAATTATTACAATGCCGTTAAAAATTTAATGATGCATGGCCCATGTGATTCTGCTAGGAAATCTTCTCCTTGCATGTTGAATGGTAGATGTACAAAGCACTTTCCTAAAAAGTTTGTTGTGGCCACAACGGTTGATGAAGAAGGGTATCCTGTTTATAGAAGAAGGGATAATGGTAGAACAATTATGAAAAATGGTATTAATTTGGATAACAG TACTCATGACAATGGTTCATCAACCATTGATGAAATCAACATGTATTATGATTGTCGCTACATATCCCAATGTGAAGCTGCTTGGAGAATATTTAAGTTTCCTATTCACCATAGAGAACCATCAGTGGAAAGACTATCATTTAATCTTCCAAATGAACAAAATGTCATTTTTTCTGATGATGATCCAATTGATAATGTTGCCAATAGACCAACTGTGAAGGAATCaatatttttgggatg GATTTTCTTTGTTACTCCTGGAAATGGAGAGATATATTATCTTAGATTGTTGTTGAATGTAATCAAAGGTCCAACTTCATATGAACAACTTAGAAGAATTAACAATCATGACTATCTTACTTTTAGAGATGCATGTTATGCACTTGGGTTGTTGGATGACGACAAAGAGTATGTTGATGTTATAAAGGAGGCAA CGGCAGAGTTAACAGATGATGAATTGAAAAATCGTTGCTTGAAAAAGCTGGACAAGATTTTAAAAAGTTGTGGAAAAAGCTTTAACGATTTTCCGACAATGCCAAGACCATATTACAATgaggaagaatttgatg GAGGTCAAACTGCACATTCAAGATTTGCGATCCCTCTAAATCCAACTGAAGATTCAACATGCAATATAAAACAAGGTAGTCCTTTAGCAAAGTTGATTGTGAAGGCAAAATTGATCATTTGGGATGAGGCATCAATGCATAAATACTGTTTTGAAGCTCTTGATCAAACTCTTAGAGATATTCTAAGATTTAAAGATCCGTCAAATTTAGATCGGCCATTTGGAGGTAAAACAATTGTTCTTGGAG GTGATGGAAAGATTGGATGTTCCATTGATGGCATTGAGAAAGTAGAAATACCCGACGATCTTCTCATACATAATTGTGATGATCCAATATCTGGAATTGTAAAAAGGACATATTCTGATTTCTTGAGACATTTCACAGATATAAAATACCTTCAAGAAAGAGCAATTCTTGCACCAACTCTTCAGATGGTGGAATCGGTGAATGATTACATGGTTTCTCTCAACAATAGCCAGGATAAATCATATTTAAGTTCGGATACAATTTGTATGTCTGATCATGCATTTACATCTTTGGAACATGTACATACACCTGAATTCCTAAATAGTATTAAATGTTCAGGTATTCCAAATCACTCTATCACTTTGAAGGTAGGTGTTCCTGTGATGTTGTTAAGAAATATAGATCAATCGTCGGGATTGTGTAATGGTACAAGATTGATCATCACAAGACTTGGAAATCGGGTAATTGAAGCCAAAGTATTATCAGGAAAAATGGCTGGAGACAAAGTTTTTATACCAAGAATGACACTTACTCCATCTGATGCAAGAATTCCTTTTAAGTTCCAAAGAAGGCAATTTCCAGTCATTCTATCTTTTGCCATGACCATCAATAAAAGTCAAGGTCAATCATTATGTAATGTGGGATTATTTTTGAAGAAGCCAGTGTTTACTCATGGACAACTATACGTTGCACTTTCAAGAGTAACAAGTAGAAAAGGGTTGAAGATCTTATGTTATGATGAAGATGGGAAAGTAACAAATGAAGCTACAAATGTAGTGTATAAAGAAGTTTTCCGAAATTTAGAGGATAGAAGTTTTGAATGA